In Halogranum gelatinilyticum, the DNA window TCATCGCACCCGACCACGACTCCTCGCGAATCAGCCGCCACTCCCGGTCTCGGACGTCGATGTCGTCGCTGGCGTCCGGGTCGCCTCCAGTCATACCGCGGAGTTACCCCGCACCGGCCATAGCGGTTGCGACGGCGCGCCGTTAACAACAGCTGGTGTGTGGATAGCAGATTTTATTAACTAAAACGCCAAAATTGTTATCAAGATGTCTTCCCCCACCCGACGCCGTTTTCTCGCCGCTGCGACAGCCGGGACGCTCGCCGCCGTCTCCGGCTGTCTCGGCGGTTCGGCCGCCCCTGACAGTCAAGCCGCAGATGGCCAGCAGTCGCCGAACGGCCACGACGTCCAGTCGTCGTTCTTCGTCGCGGGCGACATCGCCCGCCACGTCGCGGGCGAGGAAGCGACCGTGAGCGACCTCGTCCCGTTCGGCCAGCACGGCCACGGCTGGGAACCCGGTCCCCAAATTCAGCGGGCCGTCGCCGACGCCGACGCTTTCGTCTACGTCGGCGAGGGCTTCCAGCCGTGGGCCGACGACATCGTCGCCAACCTCGCGACCGACGCGCCCGACCTCCCGGTCGTCGCCGTCCGCGAGGGCATCGACCTCCTGCCCGCGCCGGAGTCCGACGAGCACGCCGACGAGGATTCTCACGACGAGACCGACGACCACGAGAGCGAACACGACGACGACCACGGCGCGGCGGACCCGCACTTCTGGCTCGACCCCCAGCGCGCGAAGCAGGCGACGATGAACGTCCGCGACGCCTTCGCCGACTTCGACGCTGGCAACGAGGCCACGTACGAGACCAACGCCGAGTCGTTCGCGGCCGCCCTCGACGACCTCGACGCCGAGTTCGAGGAGACGCTCGCCGACCGCGAGCGCGACGTCGTCCTCGTCGCCGGCCACAACGCCTTCCAGTATCTCGCGGAGCGGTACGGCTTCGAGGTCCACGCGCTGGTCGGCATCGCTCCCGACGCGACGCCGTCGCCGCAGGCCATCCGCGAGGCACAGGCGGTCATCGACCGCCACGACATCGAGCACGTCCTCGCGCCCGTCTTCGAGTCCGACCGCGCGGCGACACAGCTCGTCGAGGAGACGGACGCAACGGCGACGCTGCCCGTCACGCCCATCCCGACGCTCACGGCCGAGTGGGCCGACCAGGGCTGGGGCTATCTCGACGTGATGCGCGAGGTCAACCTCGACTCGTTGGCGACGGCACTGGGAGCGAAATGACGCCCGC includes these proteins:
- a CDS encoding metal ABC transporter substrate-binding protein, translated to MSSPTRRRFLAAATAGTLAAVSGCLGGSAAPDSQAADGQQSPNGHDVQSSFFVAGDIARHVAGEEATVSDLVPFGQHGHGWEPGPQIQRAVADADAFVYVGEGFQPWADDIVANLATDAPDLPVVAVREGIDLLPAPESDEHADEDSHDETDDHESEHDDDHGAADPHFWLDPQRAKQATMNVRDAFADFDAGNEATYETNAESFAAALDDLDAEFEETLADRERDVVLVAGHNAFQYLAERYGFEVHALVGIAPDATPSPQAIREAQAVIDRHDIEHVLAPVFESDRAATQLVEETDATATLPVTPIPTLTAEWADQGWGYLDVMREVNLDSLATALGAK